A segment of the Sporomusaceae bacterium FL31 genome:
CATGCCCGGATTGGGTAGCGGCAAGCGGAATGCGAATTCTGGGAAATCCGTATGGTGCTGATCCGCGTATCATATCTGGTGAGTCTGGAGCTGTTACGTTAGGGTTACTCAGTTGTCTACTGACCATGCCGAGTTTGAAAAAAGCTAAGGCAGCCTTCAACCTCAATCATCAATCGAACATTCTATTATTTAGTACCGAGGGGGATACTGATCCTGATAAATATCGCAATATTGTCTGGAATGGTGAATGTGCAGCATCCTGTGCGGAGTATCTCTATGCAAATTATGGAAATTAAATAACAGGCTGGCAGGGTTTATTTGCTTATTGTCGAAATAATCAAACAATAATAACGGGGGCTTTGAGTGAGTGAACTGCTTATTACAACGAAGTTTTGAGGTCATAAAATAAGCACCAGCTCTGCGAAGCATGCCGAGGTGAGACATATGTATTCGCTGCAGGAAATTCGTGAGACAGTGCAGCAGACGGCTGAAGCAATTGCAGAGGCACTGCTAATGGAAGTCGAGATCGCCGATAGTCAATTAATGCGGATAGCAGGAACGGGCAGATATCAGCATCAATGCGGTAAAATGCTGCAAGATGGCTTTGTCTATCGGCATGTTATTCAGAGTGGACAGTCAGTGATGATTGATAGTCCGGGGAATCATGAATTGTGCCAGCCGTGTACTGCTCGTGCCAATTGCCCGGAAGCAGCTGAGGTGGCTGTTCCGATTGGAATTAATGGGCGTATTCTCGGCGTAATCGGGCTTATTTGTCTAGATAGTATGCAAGCAGAGCGGTTACGGGAGCGTAAAGACTCTTTGCTGCGTTTTTTAGAGAAGATGGCTGAATTGATTGCTGCAAAAGTCACAGAAAAGGTACAAAGCCAGGAACGGGAGACACTTGCCCGCCAGCTTGTAACGGTTTTAAATCTGCTGCATGATGGAATTCTGGTCGTGAATGCCGATAAAGGCATTATTCACACCAATGAACTTGGGGCAAAAATGGTGGATATGGCTTTTGACAAGCCTGCTGTTTTATCACAGATTATGGATGAGAAAAAAATGTGGAGAGTCATTGAGGACGGAGAAAAGTTTTCTGGTGAAGTCAAAGGGCGGAGGGTTACGGCTCAATGGTACTGTGATGCCTTTCCCATTATCCGAAGCGGGCGGTTTGAAGGAGCGGTGGTTACACTGCGCGATGCCCAAGAGATTAAGCGCTTGGTTAACGATGCTACTGTCAGTGATATTGCAACTGAATTCTCTCAGATCATTGGCAATTGCGGCAAAATCCGCGAGTTAAAAGAATTAGCCACCAGAGTGGCTCCTACTAATTCCACCTTGCTCATTCAAGGTGAGAGCGGCACAGGCAAGGAGTTGCTGGCTAGGGCTATTCACGAAAGCAGTCCAAGGAAAATTAACGCGTTTATAGCAATAAACTGTGGTGCAATTCCTGAGAATCTGTTAGAGAGCGAACTATTCGGTTATGAAGAGGGTGCCTTTACCGGAGCCAGACGAGGAGGCAAGCTCGGCAAGTTTGAGTTAGCCCATAATGGGACCATTTTCCTTGATGAAATTGGCGATATGCCACTGCATCTTCAAGTGAAGCTGCTTCGGGTATTGCAAGAAAGGAAAGTCGAGCGGATTGGCAGTTCACGTGCTAGTGCCGTCAATGTCAGAGTGATTGCCGCAACCCATCGCAACTTGGAAAGATTAGTAGCGTCAGGCGAATTCCGGGAAGATCTTTATTACCGTCTAAATGTGATTCCCTTGGTTATTCCGCCATTGCGGGAGCGTAAAGAAGATATCCCCTTATTAGTGTTGTACTATTTAAATTATTACTGTGGAGTGCTAGGGAAGAAGATTAATGGGGTTACTCCTGATGCGGTTGCTCTGCTCAGCCGCTATCCTTGGCCTGGCAATGTGCGGGAATTAGCGAATGTGATTGAATATGCTGTGACCATGGCTACTGGTGAATATATTAGTTTTGAAGTCTTGCCAAAACGAATCAAACAGGAAGAAAAGGTTGCCGTAACAACTGGTTGTCTGAATTTAAAAACTTTAGAGCGTGAAATCATTACTAAAGCCCTGGAAGCAGCTGCTGTTGACGGGCATAAAGATGCGGCTGCCAAACTGTTAGGAATTAGCCGGGCAACACTGTACCGTAAAATAAAAGAATATAACATTGCCGAACGTAAATTTTTTTCATAAAGATACGGAAGTATCAAAATGAGATTAAACGGCTTTTTATATGATCACTGATACCGGCTCATTATGCTGTTTCACTATGATCCTCTTGTATCAATTTGAGAATAATGGTCAAGTTGCCTGAGTGTTCGTCCCTATGAAAGGAGAAAAACATTTAGCTGAATATCAGGGTTGGTGTCGGCCAGTCCTTTTTCTAACTTGTACTGATCAGGTTCAATTTGGCATAAAATTTGCAGTATAAGAAACTGAGCAAGTAGCGATGCGCTAAAGTGAGGTGATGAGAAGTATCAGGTCGTCCGAAAAGTGAAATGAGGTGAAATCATGCGAGCTGATAAAAGTCGTCACCCGGTTGATGAAATGCTGCCATTTGGGCAATTGTTTACTTATGGCTTGCAGCATGTTTTGGCGATGTATGCCGGAGCGGTCGCTGTGCCGCTGATTATTGCCAATGCATTGGGACTATCGCGTGAACAGTTAATTTATCTGATTAATGCCGACTTATTTACTTGTGGTATTGCTACTCTGATTCAGACACTTGGTTTTTGGAAAATGGGCATTCGCATACCGATCATTCAAGGCGTTACTTTTGCTGCTGTTACGCCCATGATCATTATTGGTAAGACCCATGGACTGGCAGGAATCTATGGCTCAATCATTGTTGCCGGACTTGTTACTTTTCTCATTGCGCCCTATTTTAGCCGCCTTCTGAGGTTTTTCCCTCCTGTTGTTACTGGCACGATTATTACCATCATCGGGATTACGCTGATGCCTGTTGCCGTCCGGTGGGCAGGGGGCGGAAATCCTGCTGCTCCAGACTTCGCCAGTGCTAACTTTATTGTTGTCGCATTAATCACGCTGGTACTGGTATTATTCTTCTATCGCTATTTTACGGGATTTCTCAGTAATATTGCTGTTCTGCTGGGCTTGGTCTGCGGTACAATTATCGCTATGCCGTTTGGGTTAGTCAACTTCTCGCAAGTGGCTGGCTCAGCTTGGCTTGGCATTACTACACCTTTCGCCTTTGGGCTGCCAACTTTTGATGTTGCATCCATTGCTGCCATGGTACTGGTGATGTTGGTCGTTATGACCGAAACAACGGGTGACTGTATTGCCATTGGTGAAATTATCGAAAAGCCAATCATGCAGGATGATTTAAGCCGTTGTTTACGGGCCGATGGCTTTTCGACCATTCTTGGCGGTATTCTAAACAGTTTTCCCTATACAGCTTTTGCGCAGAATGTGGGATTGGTTGGGTTGACTAGGGTCAGAAGCCGCTTTGTAGTAGCGGCAGCGGGTGCTATCTTAGTGGTGCTGGGGTTGTTTCCGAAGTTGGCGGCAGTTATTGCTGCGATTCCAAGCCCGGTTTTGGGAGGGGCAGGAATTGCCATGTTCGGTATGGTTGCCGCCAGCGGTGTTAAGACTTTATCACGGGTGTCCTTTGATGGTACTCACAACATTATGGTGGTGGCGATCAGCATTGGCGTAGGCATGATCACGCTGGCTGTGCCTAATTTTTATCACAATTTTCCCAGTTGGGCTCAGGTTATCCTGCACAGTGGGATTACTGCCGGCAGCATTGCGGCCATCATATTAAATGCCGTACTGAATGGAACCTCAGTACAGTTAGGCAAGAATACCGATCACGGCGCTTAAATTGATGCAGCCAATTCATTAGCTAGGGAGAGGAGTTTGTTATGTTGGAACATGGTTTTGCAGATGTCCGTAATTTGGCTGAGCAGGTGAAGCCAGAAATTGCCCGTTTTCTACGGGAATTAATTGCTATTCCAGGCGAAAGCTGCGGCGAAGAAAAGGTTATTTTACGTATTAAAGCTGAGATGGAAAAGGTCGGCTTTGACCGGGTTGAGATTGATCCGATGGGAAATATCCTGGGCTATATTGGTAAGGGAAAACATCTCATTGCTATGGATGCCCATATTGACACAGTGGGTATTGGCAATCCAGACAACTGGGAATATGATCCTTATCAAGGCTATGAAGATGAGGAAATCATTATCGGGCGCGGCGCCAGTGATCAACTTGGCGGGATGGCTTCCATGGTCTATGCGGGGAAAATTATCAAAGATTTAGGATTGGAAGATGATTATACGCTGGTTGTGGTCGGATCGGTTCAGGAAGAAGACTGTGATGGTCTTTGCTGGCAATATATTATCAATGAAGATAAGCTGCGGCCAGAATTTGTAGTTATCACCGAGCCGACTGATGGCAAAATTTATCGTGGTCAGCGCGGTCGTATGGAGATTAAAGTTACGACACAGGGCATTAGCTGCCATGGTTCGGCACCTGAACGGGGCGATAATGCGATTTATAAAATGGCACCCATTTTAACCGAATTGCGAGCATTGCATGAAAATCTGCTGGATCATGATTTCCTTGGCAAAGGCAGTCTGACAGTATCAGAAATTTTTCATACCTCACCGTCAAGGTGTGCAGTAGCAGATAGCTGCTGGATATCGATTGACCGGCGTTTGACTGCCGGTGAGGACGCTGAACTGGCTTTACGGCAGATTCGCAATCTGCCGGCGGTAAAAGCTGGGGATGCCCAAGTTGCGATGTATACGTATGAGCGGCCTTCCTATACGGGGCTCGTTTATCCCACCGATGCTTACTTTCCCACTTGGTTGATTGAGAGCGGGCATCCGGTGTGCTCGGCGTTGGAGAGTGCTTATTGCGGCTTGTTTAATCAAATGCCGGTGGTTGATAAATGGACATTTTCGACCAATGGTGTTTCGATTATGGGGCGCTATGGAATACCCTGTATTGGTTTTGGTCCTGGGCATGAAGATCAGGCGCATGCACCTAATGAACGTACCTGGAAGAAAGAATTGGTTGCAGCGACAGCCATGTACGCAATGATTCCCCTCATTTATGTGCGGGAATATGTGACGAAAATGCCGGAAAATACGGCTAACTTAGTTAAGTAGCATACCTTAAGTCAATTAATTCTATCAAACAGATAAGGGGATGATTTCGTGCATTCAGTTTTTCGTGGCAGACATTTCATTGATCTGGAAGATTTCAACAAAGAAGAAGTCGACACCATGCTGGAAGTATCCTTAGACCTGAAGAAAAAATTTGCTATGGGCGTTCCAACTCCCTATTTGCAGTATCAGACCATGTTTATGATGTTTTTCGAACAATCAACCCGCACTCGTAACTCTATGGAAGCCGGTTTTGCCCAGCTTGGCGGTCATGCTGGCTTTCTGGATTCGAGCAGTATGCAAATTGCTCATGGGGAAAGTGCAAAAGATACAGCCATTATTTTGTCACGCTTTGGTCATGCCATTGCCTGCCGGTATTGCAATTGGGAAATCGGCAATAAGTATCTTAATGAGATGGCCAAATGGTCAACTGTTCCGATCATGAACTTACAATGCGATTTATATCATCCTTTCCAAGCGTTGGCTGACCTCATGACCATGAAGGAGAAAATCGGTGATTTAAAACGGGTAAAAGTCTCCATTATTTGGGCTTACGCCGAGAGTCACAAAAAGCCTATTTCTGTACCGGTATCTCAAGTGCTATTATTTCCTCGGTATGGCATGGATGTTACGCTGGCTCATCCCAAGGGCTGGGAATTGCCGGATTGGGTTATCGAGAAGGCCAAAGCCAATGCTGCACGGTACGGCGGCACTGTGACGATCACTGATAATGAGGAGGAAGCTTACCGGGATGCGCATATTGTCATTCCGAAAAATTGGGGTAACTGGGTGACTGACCAGACTGGCGCTGCTGCTTCTGGTGCTGCCGTGGTGATTGATCATAAATTGATGTCCCAGCGCAGCTGGAAATGTACCGAAAGCAAAATAGCCTTGGCTGATAAAAATGTCATGTATATGCACGCTTTACCGGCAGATCGTAATAATGAAGTTGAAGATTCAGTCATTGATGGTCCTCACTCGATTGTCTATGATGAGGCCGAGAATCGTCTGCATACTGCTAAGGCAGTGATGACACTATTGATGGGTGGGCGATAACGATGAAACAGCTGGCTGTTGTGGCTATAGGCGGCAATTCGCTTATACGGGACAACGTCCGTCAAACGGTGCAGGATCAATATGATGCTGTTTGTGAAACAGCTAAACATATTACCAGCATGATAGAGCAAGGATATGAGGTCATTATTACCCATGGCAATGGTCCACAGGTAGGCTTCATTCTCCGTCGGTCGGAAATCGCCAGCGAAGTGGCCCGGATGCATCATGTGCCGCTTGTAAACTGTGGTGCTGATACTCAGGGGGCTATTGGTTATCAAATTCAGCAGGCCATGGATAATGAATTTGCCAGGCGGGGTATTAAAAAATCGGCA
Coding sequences within it:
- the dpaL_1 gene encoding PLP-dependent lyase/thiolase, whose protein sequence is MRILGNPYGADPRIISGESGAVTLGLLSCLLTMPSLKKAKAAFNLNHQSNILLFSTEGDTDPDKYRNIVWNGECAASCAEYLYANYGN
- a CDS encoding ATPase AAA; this encodes MYSLQEIRETVQQTAEAIAEALLMEVEIADSQLMRIAGTGRYQHQCGKMLQDGFVYRHVIQSGQSVMIDSPGNHELCQPCTARANCPEAAEVAVPIGINGRILGVIGLICLDSMQAERLRERKDSLLRFLEKMAELIAAKVTEKVQSQERETLARQLVTVLNLLHDGILVVNADKGIIHTNELGAKMVDMAFDKPAVLSQIMDEKKMWRVIEDGEKFSGEVKGRRVTAQWYCDAFPIIRSGRFEGAVVTLRDAQEIKRLVNDATVSDIATEFSQIIGNCGKIRELKELATRVAPTNSTLLIQGESGTGKELLARAIHESSPRKINAFIAINCGAIPENLLESELFGYEEGAFTGARRGGKLGKFELAHNGTIFLDEIGDMPLHLQVKLLRVLQERKVERIGSSRASAVNVRVIAATHRNLERLVASGEFREDLYYRLNVIPLVIPPLRERKEDIPLLVLYYLNYYCGVLGKKINGVTPDAVALLSRYPWPGNVRELANVIEYAVTMATGEYISFEVLPKRIKQEEKVAVTTGCLNLKTLEREIITKALEAAAVDGHKDAAAKLLGISRATLYRKIKEYNIAERKFFS
- a CDS encoding uracil permease — its product is MRADKSRHPVDEMLPFGQLFTYGLQHVLAMYAGAVAVPLIIANALGLSREQLIYLINADLFTCGIATLIQTLGFWKMGIRIPIIQGVTFAAVTPMIIIGKTHGLAGIYGSIIVAGLVTFLIAPYFSRLLRFFPPVVTGTIITIIGITLMPVAVRWAGGGNPAAPDFASANFIVVALITLVLVLFFYRYFTGFLSNIAVLLGLVCGTIIAMPFGLVNFSQVAGSAWLGITTPFAFGLPTFDVASIAAMVLVMLVVMTETTGDCIAIGEIIEKPIMQDDLSRCLRADGFSTILGGILNSFPYTAFAQNVGLVGLTRVRSRFVVAAAGAILVVLGLFPKLAAVIAAIPSPVLGGAGIAMFGMVAASGVKTLSRVSFDGTHNIMVVAISIGVGMITLAVPNFYHNFPSWAQVILHSGITAGSIAAIILNAVLNGTSVQLGKNTDHGA
- a CDS encoding peptidase, whose amino-acid sequence is MLEHGFADVRNLAEQVKPEIARFLRELIAIPGESCGEEKVILRIKAEMEKVGFDRVEIDPMGNILGYIGKGKHLIAMDAHIDTVGIGNPDNWEYDPYQGYEDEEIIIGRGASDQLGGMASMVYAGKIIKDLGLEDDYTLVVVGSVQEEDCDGLCWQYIINEDKLRPEFVVITEPTDGKIYRGQRGRMEIKVTTQGISCHGSAPERGDNAIYKMAPILTELRALHENLLDHDFLGKGSLTVSEIFHTSPSRCAVADSCWISIDRRLTAGEDAELALRQIRNLPAVKAGDAQVAMYTYERPSYTGLVYPTDAYFPTWLIESGHPVCSALESAYCGLFNQMPVVDKWTFSTNGVSIMGRYGIPCIGFGPGHEDQAHAPNERTWKKELVAATAMYAMIPLIYVREYVTKMPENTANLVK
- a CDS encoding ornithine carbamoyltransferase, whose amino-acid sequence is MHSVFRGRHFIDLEDFNKEEVDTMLEVSLDLKKKFAMGVPTPYLQYQTMFMMFFEQSTRTRNSMEAGFAQLGGHAGFLDSSSMQIAHGESAKDTAIILSRFGHAIACRYCNWEIGNKYLNEMAKWSTVPIMNLQCDLYHPFQALADLMTMKEKIGDLKRVKVSIIWAYAESHKKPISVPVSQVLLFPRYGMDVTLAHPKGWELPDWVIEKAKANAARYGGTVTITDNEEEAYRDAHIVIPKNWGNWVTDQTGAAASGAAVVIDHKLMSQRSWKCTESKIALADKNVMYMHALPADRNNEVEDSVIDGPHSIVYDEAENRLHTAKAVMTLLMGGR